The Acipenser ruthenus chromosome 11, fAciRut3.2 maternal haplotype, whole genome shotgun sequence region cattcataccATCCAAGTcacccaccaggggattgtgagaagtgttaatccatgcatgaatgcatgccttctactgtacatgtaaccaaggttttaaaatccattttcttacctcctTTTAGCATTACATCTCACTTGATTATCACTGGACTATTTTGTCGTGTTGAATGAATATACTATGGTTCTTTTGcttcttatttgtatttttatctgggacacacattttaatgctgtctGGTAGGTCACATAACTAATGTAGGCTATTTGAAATAAAGTATCTACTTATTTGAAATATACaaagtataaaataaaagcaatagaACCCAAGTCTTCAGcaaatatttggtgaatcacactcataaaacatattttgctccagaaatgttggcgacctgtcgcactggtagtagtatagtacttcattatatgtacagcactatgATATTCCTGCCaaaaatgttacctttttttttttttttttttgccatacacgaaaaatgcataataaatggcttgcaaatatttatggctttacagtatgtaaagtcatatttactatccaaccttgctactcttattattttgactgactcatattaaatatgtaccgcagactcagctaatagtggaaaatgaaataccccttgggaagactattgttacctccagggtgttGCCCTCAGCCTGCAGCGTTGGGCATTTAGCCCCCCGTCGGTAACAATAGGCTTCCTTAAGGTCAATAATTTTCCGCTATAGCCCTGCTGTCCAGTTCATATttactatatgtatatatatatatatatagagagagagagagagagagagagagagagagagagagagagagagagagagagagagagagagagagagagagagagagagaagagaaatgGCAAAGTTATCTCAATAAAGATTGGATATAAAACTGGTCAAGTTATATTAGACACTAATACTAAAAGCATTTTGTTGTATGCAATCTTGTTGAATGTCCTGCTCAACACCTATTTTTACTCTTGAAGGCTTCTGGGTGTGATGGAAACGAGATTCCTGACGAGATCAAACTGATTGGGTTTGCCCAGCTGAGCATCAGCTGATATTTCCTGTTACCTGATCTGTGTGGAATGCTAGGATCagctgaaagagagagagagaggagagagagagagtaagcaCCTTAGACAGAATTCTGCTTCATTCCCCAGCACTTCACTGGACCCTACAGCCACTGCTTGGCTCTCCTTCAAACACTGCTAATATTCGAGAGAGAATTGATAAAACTCTGGAAGAAACTTGAGGGCtcatttcacaaaaaaatgtacaaggaTAAAATGTGTACTCAGGTggttatatttattaatattaagcAGTatagtagttttatttttaccatGTTACCTCTGCTTTTGGCATAGCTTTTTAATGGTTTTTCAAGTAATGTATTGGCAAAGTTAccgcttttttctttttgttacattttttttgttgttgatatttTTAGGTTCATTTTAAAGGTAAGCCAATATAATGACCATTTAAGTTTGAAGTATTCCacattcaaaatgtgttttatttcttaaatacatactgtatttaactGCAGTATTAGTTTTGAGTGAGCCATtgtctgaagaaaaaaatgttccAAAGTATTTAGCAAAGGAATGACTGAGATGTGTCCGCTGTTGCTAACAGAGAAGTCAATGTTGATGTTTTTTGGGTAAAGGAGGTGCCTTCTTAaccttaaatttaaaatgtgCCTGAGACAATGGGAACGTGAATAGTAgctatttgaaatgaaaacagcagaagttgtatatattttatttgtattgccaCATAAATGCAGTGACATTTGAAGAAGTAGATTCTAGCTGAGTAATGCATTATAGTGCAGATACTGTAAATACACAAATTGTTAAACCTTCGAGCTGACATTACCATGCACTTTGGCCAGTGTGAGTGTATGCAGGGAGTTGTTGCTGCACCTAGCCCTGTTGTACAGCTTGTATAAGGATTTAATAAGGGTTGTGTGTTTAACACAATTCCAGTGACAAAAAATAAAGACTGAACAATATCATTATATCACAGGGTTAGAAACTTGGTAGTTTGTAAACCGAGGACTGGGTgtagggctagtgtgagtttctaaccacGTGTCATTTGGGAGAGTAGGATAAAATGTTTCTACACTATTCAGTAACAAACAGGCTTTCTGTAATGTCTAAATGCAAGATGACAGTAGAAAAAGAAATTACTCACATTTAGCCATTAAATTGAACCATAAACAGTAAAGAAATATCTGTCTGCAGACTAAACCTAACTGCACATTTTGAGTAATGAAGATTAATACTATTTGCTCTTACAAAAAGCTGTTTCTTCAGTTAagattaaaaaaggcagctctaaattaaaataacaactgTAGTTAGAAATGTAGGTATCTACTTAATCTTTTGTCATATAAGGTAAGTTATTGTGTTAACTGCAAACAGAAACCAATAAATCATTGCACAACTGGCACGTGTTGCACATTTTTTtgtctatttctttttttaagttgtctgtttcttttttttaagtgattTTGTTTCACCTATTCTATGTTTGTATTAGATGCATTGCTTCAATGCTCAAGTCCCGCCACAGGTCTATTGCAAATAAAGAAAGGACTTATAATTagcaattattttttacaaatatgtAACCTCAGCTCTGTGTGGGCAGGTTCTTTGGAGTTGAGAAGGTACTGGAACATGCATTATTGGGATAAAGTGGTGCTTTATATTTTGAAGTAGTGATGGTTGCTGCTGGAAgtaattgctgtttgttttttttcatctgtaGCTTGACATTTGAGATATGGATGTTTCACTATTATACTGCAAcatgtttaaaatcattttaagtGGTGATTTATGAATGAGTATAAACCAGCTGGTACAAAAATGTAACCGCAGGAAAAGCTTACCGAAAACACAAGCACAGTTGTATCTGCTGAGTAATTACTTTGTTTTTGCAGCTGGAACCTGCCCGACAGGACCCAAAATTCTGTGCCTTAATAATCCTCCTCCTGGGTGCTGTTAATCAGTCACATTGCCACTTGCATTGCTGTGAGGAAACAGTGTTCCCATTGTTTTCGTCACTGTACACCTTTAATAGTTACATGTAAGTTTCTGATTCCTCCACATATTAAACCCACATTCACGGTGCTGTGTGGTTTTGGTTACATTCCAAACAAACTTACGATCTGTATCTGCAGTACCAGATGTGATTTCCTGTAAAATAGTTATTTTGAGGAGggggtaatattattattattattattattattattattattattattattattattattattatatttacatttacatttttgtattttcattttggtaagtAAAGTTAAACTTGGACTGAATCCATGACTCATGGCAAGTGAAGCTCAGGCACAGATATTAAAACTAAACAGATGTTCTCAAATAAATTGATAGGACTGCATGTGGTTTATTTAAATGACCAACTATGTCCCCTAAAATTACTAGGGCTCTTTCCTTAAGAGACATGTACTACATGTGACCATATAATGGATATTATCATATTGTAACTTGGgtttaaagtaaaatgtaacATGACAATATTGATCTTAAACATATATACTTTAAACTTTTTTGACAACTACACAGCTCTGCATACCATTTAACAGTTACAATTGTTTGAAAGAGACAATGTTAATTGGGTCCCTGGCAAATGACAGGTTTAATaacatcaaatcatattgcatTGTGCCAAAATACAGAGAACCAGACAATGATGTTGCAATTTGTAATTGTTACAGAGCTACAGGATCAATAAGATACTTGTATAATAGGATACTTAAAATTCTTGGATGAAAAGTAATGTACTAAAGATATTATATATACAGcatgcatttatttacatttaacaagaaaaaaaatggaagaTTCAAGATGACTAACCAGCATCATTTTAAACTAGAACCCTAATGTATTTGTCAGCCTTTGAAGAATTCCTGGTGCAAATTTAAGTTGGTTTGCAAATGTATTCTATCTGTAGATATTGAGGGGCCTTTTGGGAACTGAACATGCTTACAAAtttcatgatatatatatatatatattttttttgtaaaagttgtTTAAGTTCCATAGCTTTACATTTTAAGGTTATTTTTGAATGATTAACAATAAGTTAGATGCAATTCAGCTGGAAACAACTACATTTAATTGCAGTGTACTGTAAGACCAAGCCCTGTCTATAATGTGTTGCTTATTTTCACACACTCGAATTGTAATTAAACAGCATTACTGTGGGTCTGCAAGGGAAAGCTGAATGACTACCAGGAATTGCATATAAATATGACTTCAATGTTTCTTACACCTGTAATGCTGTAGGATGAGATTATACAttcatttgcatttcattttgccCAGGAATGCTTGATTACAAGCACATAGAAAGTGAAAACGTCCTGGAAAAAGATACATTTACATGTTTATGGAACATTTATTTGCAGTGATCGCTTGAATGATCCAGTGTCAAGCAGAGTGACATCATGATTGTGCATAAACAAagctagaaaaaaaaacctgaacaagTAAATAATGATTTCAGTGATAAAACAAGTAAAAGAGAATGCGTTTTCTTACCTTAATACGGCACAAACTGTTGCAGATTCTTCTCAATTACTCATATAAATGGTAAGAACAAGGATATTAGTTATTAACGATGCAGTGTCATACATTTCCTGGTTTATACAAAAATGTGATTTATCTGTGTGATGCGTACATTCTACCTGTGAGCCTGGGCACCTTGATTTATCAGAAACGAAACCTTTGTTAACTGCCAGTGTAACAAGCATGTGATGCACTATGGATTCTTACCCATCAGTCAGATGAGGTTTAATAGCTCCTTAATTATGACTACTGATGAGcttggctcttttgcatagtggtaaGAGGcgtgtttgtggtgtgtgtggtcaCTGGTTACACCTAAGCAAATTCAATAGGAATCtatcatactgttttttttttttattttacagctacAGTACTTTGAACTGTACCAAGACAGACCTCATGAGATGTGCTGTAAAGTACATCATAATGttcaataatgtttattttaatgtaaaaagatgtcatactgtacattacaataatctGCAATaggaaaaatgtaattatgtttgCACGGTAAATATCACAACAGTTCATATAGtacataataataaatcaaaaaaaaATTCTAAGCAGTTCCAATTAAATTGGCTCTGATATTATAAAGCCAGTTTAAATTGTCTTCATCTGGTTCatgtaatacaaaatatatttatctgCAATAATTTCTTTAGCAGTGAATAAATTAGATACTCCACATTCACATCaataatacaatgtaaataaCCTATTTCACTTTTACAACAGGATACGTATGCCCAGTAATACTTACTGCTGTTGAAGAAAAATTACAAAGATCTGTACATACagcataataaaaacacagcctTTAGATCAAGCATCAATAAACTTTACACAGTTGATTTTTAACACTAAGCTATAATGATGATTGTAATCATTTTTTGAtacttattttcctttttcagatttttttcttttttacaatatatataaataaagacatTCACGGACTAGCCTCAGAATTTTACGTATAATTCATTTTGCATATGTTTAAGACATGCACTTGCTGGCAATTAATTTTTCCCAATGTTGCTTATCTAAAGCATAATCAATGAACAAATACTTTCTTCATGTATCTTTTTCGGTGCAAAGTagcagcagaacagcaatcgACCATAATGAACTTCAGTTTTTGCCTAAGAATGTTACTCCTACAAATAAATAGTGCACTGTCAATCAAAATGCTTTACATTATTTCCTGCTCGACTATATATTTTAATTGAGCCTACTTCAGTAGTGTTTGATGAAATACAATGTGCACCAACTTATCTATATATCATTATCACTGACTTCTATGGGTTTGCCAAGTGACTGATAGTTTCAagacactaataaaaaaaaaaaaaaagttttgtaaaatatatatatatatatatatatatatatatatcagtgtcaTGTTTATTTAAACGTACACATGCACTTATGGAACCATATCTGTTTATTAACTCCCTTCAAAGTTAAATATCAGTAAATAGTTGAAGACACATACAGTTTTATGATAAAAATGTCCAAAACCCCAAACTGCTGGGAACAGAGCGATATGTATAAATTACAAGCCGGCCCTTCTTATTacttgaacatttaaaaaatatatatgtgtatatgtatatatatatatatatatatatatatatatatatatatatatatatatatacacacacacacacacacacacaccaggtacAGTATTAACATCTGAGATGCTTCTTGTTTGACATGTCGTTCCAAATCCGATGCATTTCTTCAGGAGAGATCTGATGCACTGTGATAACTCTTCGGTATCTACACAGGCTGTAAGCCATTTTCCAGTGATTGAAGCCACTGTTTTGAAACGGGTGGATGCCCAATTTGCGCATACACATGCCGACGTAGACATCCTCAAGGTGGAGCAGCGTGGTGTGAAGTGAGGTTTTGTAAATGAGTTCTGCAACGTCTGTAGAAAACACATAACCAGTGCCGGAACAGAAGGGTGGGTACTTATTTTCAGGGTATAAATCCCTGGGCATGTACCATTTACTGCGAACATCCCTGATAGGACCTCCGTTGATGACGTAGCCAGTGAAGTATCTTCTTCTTGGCTTTGTTGTTGGCTTCAGTAGTTTGTAGACCAGATTAtccatatttacaaaaatatcactgtctgttTTCATGACATACTTCGCCTTTGGGCAAAAAGTGGTCACCCACCTCATGCCCATTAATGTTTTCAGGGTAAGATTATGGTAAGAATCTATAAAGTCTTCCACAACGATGTCATGGAAAATCTGGCTCTCCTGTTCTACCATTTGATTTAAAACAAGATCTGTATTTTGGCCAAGAAGAAACAACGTGATGATTTTGATGtcattaaaattattttcatCCCCCCAAGTCTCTCGGATGGCTTGCCTGGCATCAAACTCTTTGTGCGTCGTGCTAATGAGGATAACCAGAAAGGGAGTCTTGGCTTCGCATTTTTTAGGCTCGTTTATGAGAAATTCAAAGGAATGCGGATTCAAAGGGCGAGTTCGAATGTTGTTGAAAGTTATGTTTCTTTTCTTCACTACCTGTCTTTGACTAATTGATGTAGTATGGCCTACATATGAAGATGATTGGCGGGTTACACTTAAGTACCAGAGAGCACTTGCCCAgcaaacaactgtcaaaacatATAAGCATGAGACCTTTGAAGGCATTATGTTGCATTTACTTCTATTTAGTGTATTGAATTTGAAATAGCTTTCTTCCTATTAGTGATGTTTTTTCAAACAGCATTATGCTGTTCAGACTGAACGTTTGACATTAAAAGCCAATAACGATGATGGTTCATGGTTTGGTGTGAGGAGCTTTTTTATACAGGACAGTCATTTTTATAAGGACATAAAGGCCTGCTTTGAAGATTCAGAATCCATCTGTTTCTCCATTTAAAGCTGTaaacagaatgaaaaaaagaaaacaattatttttcagAATTGTGCTGGAAATCACAGTAATGATGATACACAATGTCAAGCTATCCAGTAGTTTCTCTGTGCATGCATTGTACACAAAATATCCACTGCAGCCATAATGCATGGCTTGCTATTTTCTATAGGAACGACAAGTCTTGACATGTTTTTTTCACATCCTACAGTCAGCtgcaaatcaacaaaaatatgtattatattgGACATCTTACAAGGATCTCTGATGCATAAGTAAATCAATTATTGCCTGTAAGGATGCATTTTGAACCTTGTTCAGTTTTGCTTCTATCTTACTACCTTCTGTGTCACTTAAACAATTAGCCCATTGGAGAGCTCACATCACTGTTGACCTCTTTAGTGTCAGACCAAATtagtgacaaaaacaaaaatgcagacaCTTGCAGCTTTGGGGGACATCTGGTAATATACACAATGCTTGCATAAAGAGATTTCAGTCAAACCATTTACATGTGATAGCTGTTTATCGCCTTCACATCCAAACAACATTACAACTATCTTTCCAGAACAAGCGAAATGAATAGATTGTCACATGTATGATGTGTTCAGTGGTGTCAGATGGGTATTTTTGGGGAGAGCAACACCCAGCCAACATCCCTATGACTTTTCGGATGGGACATAAaaacctattgtaagtgactctgcagcagcagctgttgatgcatagttcaccaactagtctctgtaagtcgctttagaTAAAAGCGTCTGCAAAATGATTAATtcacaataatactaataagaaTAAAGTGTAACATTTCCAGTAATTGGGTTTATTGACATAgccatacatactgtacaaataaaCTGTGATCCGAACAATACCGTCTGAATTATGCTGAATTTGTTTCGGACTCTAAAAAGAACTCTGCATATGCAGATCCCATTACATAAAACAAAGCATCAATAAATACACATGAGCATATTTAGCACAGAATTAACCCCCATACTGACTGAATGGGCCAACTAAATGGCTCTTTCAATCCTAAGCAGCAAGAGCAGGAGCACTAGCAGAATATATTCATTAAGTTTCTTCTACATTGCCATCATTCATACTTATTCATTACTGATTTCAGATAGTGTCTAAACCTGAAAAGCAACCCTTTAACATATTTCTCTATTATTGACCTTACTTGCCTGTTCTTTACCATTCTTTTCTACAGTTTGAATGCTTTTAGTGTGATAAACcatgtaaacttttaaaaggggagATGGAAGCTGTAGTGAACCGTCATTCAGAACACAAATCAAAGGATGATCACATCAATCTAGAGCCCAAAACACTAGTTATATTTTTTCTATCAGGCTATTAAACATACCTAGTATCATAGTAAGTTGGAAGTTTAATAATATATGATGATGATATTATCATATATTATGTATTGCATATTTTGCCCCGTCTGTTGACCCTGATTACAAAATAATGTCTTATTCATAGGGTTTAAATTACATAAAACATGACattcttgttttgctgttgttggCTAATAAATGTAACTTGAGAATGTCCCTATTAAAAACATCACCAGCACCTCCTTAAACCATgaaaagtcattttttttgtgtgtgttggcaGTAATATAGTTTAATTCTCTCTAAATCTGACAACATCCCTTTGTTACAGACATCTAGCTGTTCATTTTGGGGCTGTTGTGAATTCACATGACTTTCTCATTTTTACTGCTGATGGTGCTTTCTATACCAGGATTCCTACCTCAGAAGGACACATGGTACACAGAAATGTACCAAATGAAATTTCACTCCTTTTTTACTTTTCTTGGTACACACTGGATTATAGCAATTTGTTCTTTATTATTGCTGGTGCAGGCAATATAGTAGTTGACCTTGGAGGATACAGCTATATGAGAGTGAAGTTAGCAGAAAATTAGCATTTACCTTTACTTTTCAAAGGCAGTGTTTCATGTCAGAGTCTTTTGCAACTGCTTTGAAAGGACAGGAAGTGCAAGGATTAAGGTCCATAACAGCAGATGATTTTACTAATAGATGGAAGTCCTGCAAATGGGATTGTTACAGCCCACTGAGAAACAAACAGCAGTTTTAATGAACCTGGGCATTTAATATCTCTAAACCTTACTtgttaaaaaacactttttttcattCTAAGGATGTTTAACCTcggaaatgattatttttttagttgtttatttagcagacacttttatccaaggcaacttacagagactagggtgtgtgaactatgcatcagctgcagagtcacttacaacaatgtctcacctgaaagacggagcacaaggaggttaagtgatttgctcagggccacacaatgagtgagccgggattttgaaccagggacctcctggttacaggcccttttcattaaccactgaaccacacggCCTCCTTTGTCTTAGCTGGTTAAGACTACGGCTGCTTGTCTGTTTATTCTTGTACTGATGTACACAAAAATAATTTCACCCCCACACCAAATGACTAATGCTGTCTGAATTGGTGGCTCGATAAACTCCACTCTGCCATCTGTTTGGATGTTCTGTTATCATTTTAATATGCAGCAGATAATATGCGCAGCCACATCTGCATTATGATGGGTTGtcagtttgtttaaataattcagGTTTCTGTCTGCCTAATCAGTTATGTAAGTTCTtactctagttttttttttaaacaatttgaaaCAAGCATTTAAGTGGTATTTGTCCCctaccacagctgtaaatacaaaatttgaGTTATCAGTAGCATGAAGTAGATCACTATGACCTACATCCAGTATGTGCATCTTTAAAACTGTAGATTATGATGTACTCAGTAACTTGTAAAAATCTAAGTATGGCATACGTACAGACATTACGCACAGATCTATATCAAGTGAGACTTTAGTTATTACATTTAATCCATTCTTCTTGAATGATTTATTCATTTGCTTTATTCCACGAAATGTAAGCATTTATATTAGTAATTTTGTctgtaattatattaaaaattACAAACTGCCTTGTCTGAAAAACATAACTgtaatttttttctattttgcacACCTTTAATCCACACACTAATATATTGGCAGTCTCTATTACAAAGGCATTCAATTACTCGCGGCTCTATATTCCACCTGCCAGTaagttttctccccagttttgtCCTTGACTGCTGGGTCTGAGGATCATCTGGATTTCTGTAAACTTAACTCCCAATGGTACTGCACTCATGCGCTTGCTGTAGCTCTGCCTTTTTTCATGTCTTGCTTGAAATAATAGGTCAGCTCTATGAGAGAAATTGCCCTTTATTGACTGCTGTATGACAGCTTCTAAAGTCAGTTTTTTTCCTGAAACAAATCACACCACAAATACAGCTGCAGTCACTTTCCACTCCGCAAAGTTATTTTCTGTAATAATGACCAAAAGCATAGAGTTTGCTCCTTCTGCAAAGATCCACTCACTGAAACTCATACTGTATGCACCTTCCCCtaggattacatttgaattattcTAGAGCTATTCAATGCGTTTAGAGTGTATGGGACTGAAAATGTGGGATGAACTGAAAAATTCACCAAGCGCTTTATACGCTGAAAGTGTAACACTAAATTACTGTTACACCTTCTTCACTGTTATCCGTTCATTTTTTTGTTGCAACCTGCAACACTAAAATGCTGAACTAAACTAAGCGATGGTGGTAAACCACAGCTGCTAGCCAGATAAAGATTAATGGAGATCAACCATTAAACTGATGGGTAATGGGGAGAGcctttaaaagtaaaaaacagaAGCACAGTTTTAAAGAACTTGACATAGTTTATTGGTATGGTAAGTTGTACTGTATCATCAACAGCTTTGTATTGATACTAGTCATATAGACACAAGGCGGTTGTGGAATGGGTCTGCTGCAATATTCTGATGACATCATCCTTCTTTACTTCTTGAGACTATAGAGACCATAGTACAATTAACTAGCTTAAGAATCACTCTAACAAAGCTTTACATGGGTACTTAGAAACAAGACATTTAAGAACACCCCTGACCAACCACAAATGGTATGTAACACATACATCTATTTTTcactgtgcagtacagtacatgGCCTCACAGTCACATGACTAAAAATAGTACTCTAAAGAAACTAAACCCCTAACCTCAAGTTAAGTTTAGTACAGTATGTAACCTACAGCTGTATATGTAATTTATTGTCAAGCTCTATTGCTAAAAAAACATATAAGTTTCAAACCTTCAGTTAACTTCTGGTTTGGATCGTTCTCCTATATCTTCTTTTTCCCTGCGTGGGCTAATGCACACTTGATCCTTAGAGCTTGTTTGCCTGGCAACACACCAAGAGTAATGAAGTTATTGGCAGCTGCAGTTGTCCCTTACTGCAC contains the following coding sequences:
- the LOC117426604 gene encoding beta-1,3-galactosyltransferase 1-like, encoding MPSKVSCLYVLTVVCWASALWYLSVTRQSSSYVGHTTSISQRQVVKKRNITFNNIRTRPLNPHSFEFLINEPKKCEAKTPFLVILISTTHKEFDARQAIRETWGDENNFNDIKIITLFLLGQNTDLVLNQMVEQESQIFHDIVVEDFIDSYHNLTLKTLMGMRWVTTFCPKAKYVMKTDSDIFVNMDNLVYKLLKPTTKPRRRYFTGYVINGGPIRDVRSKWYMPRDLYPENKYPPFCSGTGYVFSTDVAELIYKTSLHTTLLHLEDVYVGMCMRKLGIHPFQNSGFNHWKMAYSLCRYRRVITVHQISPEEMHRIWNDMSNKKHLRC